Proteins co-encoded in one Papaver somniferum cultivar HN1 chromosome 5, ASM357369v1, whole genome shotgun sequence genomic window:
- the LOC113283798 gene encoding pentatricopeptide repeat-containing protein At1g63130, mitochondrial-like yields the protein MRATPILVRSELKNNTMILLLRKGKIQSAVKLFDKMIKWGVQPDAITCGTIITGLCRVGELDNALDLLRNMSKWNCKADVVSYSVIIDTLCKRESVDEAINLFSEMIDDSNIAPNVIVYNSLINGLCKNDRLSEAVRLFDSMSSRGVSADAYTYNSLIHGLCNSDRLSEAVRLFDCMSSRGVSADAYTYNSLIHGLCNSDMLSEAIKVFDSMSSRGVSADAYTYTTLINGFCKRGLWKETIRYFDEMVGIGISPDVVTFSVLIDSLSREGRMEEAYRIFNVMIKLREEPVVFNYSSMLLGLCLTGKLQEAHRLFDSMTDKGLEQDVYSFNLLINGYCKSSRVGEAIRLFKEMRMKGLKPDLVTYNALIVGLCKDGKVGTAQSMLTQMQSDGVSPSIVTYNVLVNGLCKAGNIEKARRLFSEIPDKGLVANVVTYTTMINGMFKKGMFVEAEKLITEMKNKGCMPNATTYDTIINGYLRGNNVTRALEFLKEMRGRKLSLTDATKSLCSSSDCQSKN from the exons ATGAGGGCAACACCAATATTGGTTAGATCAGAGCTGAAAAACAATACAATGATTCTCCTCCTAAGAAAG GGGAAGATTCAGTCTGCCGTTAAGCTGTTTGACAAAATGATTAAGTGGGGAGTTCAACCGGATGCAATCACATGTGGTACGATAATAACTGGGCTTTGTAGAGTTGGTGAATTAGACAATGCTCTTGATTTGCTGAGGAACATGTCTAAATGGAATTGCAAAGCTGATGTTGTTTCTTATAGTGTGATCATAGACACACTGTGCAAAAGAGAATCAGTAGACGAGGCAATAAATCTGTTTTCTGAAATGATAGATGATTCCAATATTGCACCCAATGTCATTGTTTATAATTCTCTGATTAACGGGCTTTGCAAAAATGACAGGTTAAGTGAAGCGGTCAGACTCTTCGATAGCATGTCTAGTCGAGGAGTTTCTGCGGATGCATATACTTACAATTCTCTGATTCATGGGCTCTGCAATTCTGATAGGTTAAGCGAAGCAGTTAGACTCTTCGATTGCATGTCTAGTCGAGGAGTTTCTGCGGATGCATATACTTACAATTCTCTGATTCACGGGCTTTGCAATTCTGACATGTTAAGCGAAGCAATTAAAGTCTTCGATAGCATGTCTAGTCGAGGAGTTTCTGCGGATGCATATACTTACACTACTCTAATCAATGGATTTTGCAAGCGTGGGTTATGGAAGGAAACAATAAGATATTTTGATGAAATGGTTGGGATTGGAATTTCACCCGATGTAGTTACTTTTAGTGTGTTAATTGATTCTTTGAGTAGAGAAGGAAGGATGGAAGAAGCTTACAGGATATTTAATGTGATGATTAAGTTACGTGAAGAACCTGTTGTATTTAATTATAGTTCCATGTTACTTGGTCTGTGTTTAACAGGTAAGCTACAGGAGGCACACAGATTGTTTGACTCAATGACGGATAAGGGGCTCGAACAAGATGTTTACAGCTTCAATCTGTTGATTAATGGATACTGCAAAAGTTCTAGGGTGGGTGAAGCCATTCGACTATTTAAGGAAATGCGAATGAAGGGATTGAAACCGGACCTGGTTACATATAATGCATTAATAGTTGGACTATGCAAGGACGGAAAAGTTGGAACGGCACAGAGCATGTTAACTCAGATGCAATCTGATGGGGTATCTCCGAGTATAGTTACATACAATGTACTTGTGAATGGGTTGTGCAAAGCTGGAAACATTGAGAAGGCAAGACGATTGTTTTCTGAAATCCCTGACAAAGGATTAGTTGCAAACGTTGTAACATATACCACTATGATCAATGGCATGTTCAAAAAAGGGATGTTTGTTGAAGCTGAAAAACTGATTActgaaatgaaaaataaaggtTGCATGCCAAATGCCACTACATATGATACCATTATAAATGGTTATCTTAGGGGAAACAATGTTACAAGAGCATTAGAGTTTCTTAAAGAAATGCGCGGAAGGAAATTGTCGCTGACTGACGCCACTAAATCTCTGTGCAGTTCATCCGATTGCCAATCGAAGAATTGA
- the LOC113280194 gene encoding pentatricopeptide repeat-containing protein At3g22470, mitochondrial-like, with translation MPSIQGFVENIQQFDAMIKLHKEPDVYTYNSMILGLCLKSNLEEAHRLFDSMADKGLKQDACSFNLLMNAYCKRSGLDEAIQLSKEMQKKGLKPDKITYNTLIDGLCKTGKVQTAQSMFTEMQSYGVSPSIVTYNVPMNGLCKAGNIEKDLWGMFVEAEKLIIEMKNKGCMPDATTYDTIVRGYLEGNCVAKALEFFKEMRGRKLSLNDTTKSLLIRSLSADQLNNLDFPET, from the exons ATGCCTTCAATTcaagggtttgttgaaaatatccaacaatttGATGCGATGATTAAGCTGCACAAAGAACCTGATGTATATACTTATAATTCCATGATACTGGGTCTGTGTTTGAAAAGTAATCTAGAGGAGGCGCACCGATTGTTTGATTCGATGGCGGATAAGGGACTCAAACAAGATGCTTGCAGCTTCAATCTGTTGATGAATGCATACTGCAAGAGGTCTGGGTTGGATGAAGCCATTCAACTCTCCAAAGAAATGCAAAAGAAGGGATTGAAACCGGACAAAATTACCTATAATACACTAATAGATGGCCTATGCAAGACCGGGAAAGTTCAAACAGCACAGAGCATGTTTACTGAGATGCAATCTTATGGGGTATCTCCGAGTATAGTTACATATAATGTACCTATGAATGGGCTTTGCAAAGCTGGAAACATTGAGAAGGACTTGTGGG GGATGTTTGTTGAAGCCGAAAAACTGATCAttgaaatgaaaaataaaggtTGCATGCCAGATGCAACTACGTATGATACCATTGTTAGGGGTTATCTTGAGGGAAATTGTGTTGCAAAAGCATTAGAGTTTTTCAAAGAAATGCGAGGAAGGAAGTTATCACTGAACGATACCACTAAATCTCTGTTAATCAGATCCTTGTCTGCAGATCAACTCAACAActtggattttcctgaaacctag